The genomic window GGGGACTGTGCCAAATCGGAACCCCATCCTTGCGCCAATAACAGCCTAATGCCCAGCGGGGTAAGGGTTCCCCGGGATACCACTTGCCTTGACCCTCATGCAAGAGTCCTCCGGGGGCGAAGCGTGTGCGTAATTGGCCGAGCAACCCCCAGGCTAACTGGCGTTTTTCTGTCCCTAGCGCCCCAGTGTGCCATTGAGCCGACTCGCGATCGTCCTGGGAAACAAAGGTCGGTTCTCCCCCCATTGTTAATCGCACATCTGCCGCTTGTAACTGCGCCTCGACTGTCTCACCTAACTGGGTGATGACTTGCCATTGTTCTTTTGTATAAAATTGAGTCACCCTCGGTTGTTCTTCCATCCGGGTTACAGTGACGGAATAGGTTAAATCGCTCTCACAAGGACCGATTGAGCCGGTGACAGGTTCGGCATTTTTGGGGTCAGCCGCCGCCGCGAGGGGAATATGTCCCTCAGCGGTGAGGATTCCCGAGGTGGGGTCGAGTCCAATCCATCCGGCCCCTGGGAGATATACTTCGGCCCAAGCGTGTAAATCTGCTTTATCTGCCTCCGGTCCCGGAGGACCTTCTAAGGGGGTTTCATCGGGTTTGAGCTGGATTAAATAGCCGGAGACAAATCGCGCCGCTAACCCACAATGCCGCAAAATTTGGACTAATAACCAAGCGGTATCGCGACAGGAACCGAGGCGTTTGGAGAGAGTTTCTTCACAGGTTTGAATTCCCGGTTCAAAGCGGACGGTATAGGCGATATCCTGTTGGAGTTTTTGGCTGAGGTTGCCAATAAATGTGGTGATGAAGGGGTTGGATTTTTCCAGTTGATTCACCCATTCAGTTAACCCGGGTCCGGATTCTTGAATTTGCAAACAGGGTTGCAGTTCAGCGGCGAGTTGTTCGTCGTAGGTAAAGGGGTAGGAACTGGCGTACTGTTCCACTAAGAAATCAAAGGGATTGATGGGATGAAGTTCGGCGATTAAATCTACCTGAATCTGGAGGTGACTACTCATTTCAGGGAAGTTCACTCGGGCCATAAAATCACCGAAAACTCCTTGTCGCCAATACAGGGAATGATTCTCCGGTGTAATGTTTAAGGCATAACTTTGAATCGGGGTGCGGCAGTGGGGAGAGGGACGCAAGCGGAGGACATGGGGACCCAAAACCGCAGGGCGATCAAAACGGTAGATTGTTTGATGGTTGAGGGCAACTTTAACAGACATTTAGGGTGACGCAGGGAGAGTGCAATGGAAAGAAGAGGTGGGGGGAATTAAGCGGGCGATCGCCTAGGATAAGCGCTGACCGCAATTCGCACAAAAACGGTCATTTTCTTTCACCGGCGCACCGCATTGGGGACAAAAATTTTGCCGGTAAGATTGGGTCGATTCTCCTATATTCATGGACATATTTCCCATCCGCATTTCCATCGGATTCATTCGCATTTCCATATCCCCCATTTTCATGGGTTTCATGGGTTCCATTGGTTTCATGGGTTCCATTGGTTTCATGGGTTCCATTGGTTTCATGGGTTCCATTGTCGCCGCTGGGGGGGGTTCTACGGTTTGCATGGGTAGCACTTCAGCCGTCTCCAAATTCGGGGTCGTGCCGATCGCACTCATGGAGGACCCTTGCAACTGCACATAATGCGGACCGCGATCGCTTTCTATTCGCAAAATGAAACCCCCGGCATGGCGATATAAAATCGGGAGGGCGGTCCATTTTCCCGTGTAAAATCCGCTACTTGATTGCTGCTGTTGCCCGGGAACAGTCCCACTGAGGGTCACAATCGTTTGATTGTCCTGATTGTCAACAAAAACCTGCTGGCCATTACCCAGGTTACACAAATATGCCATAACCGAACCTCAAACGTTATTAAACGAGGATCTTTTCTAGTTTAGGATAGTTTGGGACAGAAACAACCCTTGAATCGGAAACGAAACAAATTGAAATTAAACGCAGGATTATTTAATAAACCACCCCCCAAATTTTCAGATTCCGTTGGGTTCTCTAGCAGAACCTGCCCCTGCTATTGCCTCTGAACCCGGGGAAGAGTTGAGAGGGTCTGGGAAGGGTTTCTCGATATCAAGAAACGGTGACAAAATGCGGAATAGTTTCCGTGAAGAGGTGCCCAACATCAAGAATTGATGACAAACTGGGGGGCTTGATAGAGTTTGGGAATAAGTCTAATAAAAGTACAGTGAAACTGATCCGAGTCAAGAACCCGGTTATGGCAACGGGCTTGATGAGGGGTAAACAGGTAGTCTGGTAACTAACATCAACCGTCGGTTTAAATATAAAGGAAAAACCTCGTGAATTCTTGAATAACTATCAGTTTGGGGGCCGACTTTTCACTCCACCACTTTGATTAATCCCAGATGTAATCCCTGATAAATTTTATCAACTAAGTCTTGTTCTCGTTCTCCGAGATAACTGCCGCAGAGGAGGCGCATCAATTGGGATTGATCTTGACGGCTAATTCGACGAGAATTCAGAATTTTTTCCGTCAGTTCGCCTATGGTAGATTCTGATGACCGATGAGAGGCGGACATAAGTATAATCACGGTTAAATTATAGGTTCTTACTTTTCTAATTTATGTGTTTTTCCCCTTGACGGGTGTGATGTTTTTGGTGTAATGTCGCGATCGCGATCGGTAAGCGGGAGTGATAGCAGTCACTGAAAACCATTCCTATCAAGGGATTGCGCCATTATCTGTGGAGCATTCGCCTCCCCTTCTTTCCCAGGGTTTCCCCAGGTTTGTGAAGTTTCTTAAAACTTCGCCATCTGACTTCAATAAAATTGGGGCAAACCGGACTTGCCCCAGATTTAATATCAACCCTATAGATGTAGGGTTGAGGCGCAAGTCCGGGCACAGAGGTCCCTTCCCTCTCAAGTTACATGGAGAGGACAGCCAAGCTCAACTTACCTGCTGCCCATCAACGGTTTGAGGCGCAGTCTCCCTTGCCGGTTGAGGTGCGGAGACTGCGCCTCAAGAGGTTATCCTATCGTGATAACCCTCAGATTTAGGCTTGATTCCAGAGTTCCTTCACCTTACCGGGTAGCCATTGGGCAATTTCTGCAATTCGCTCACTGGAAAGTTGCTCTTTGGTGGCGGCAAATACGGCTTTAACCACTCGTTCTGCATCGGTGAATTCCGGCATCGAACCTTCCT from Laspinema palackyanum D2c includes these protein-coding regions:
- a CDS encoding zinc ribbon domain-containing protein, with product MAYLCNLGNGQQVFVDNQDNQTIVTLSGTVPGQQQQSSSGFYTGKWTALPILYRHAGGFILRIESDRGPHYVQLQGSSMSAIGTTPNLETAEVLPMQTVEPPPAATMEPMKPMEPMKPMEPMKPMEPMKPMKMGDMEMRMNPMEMRMGNMSMNIGESTQSYRQNFCPQCGAPVKENDRFCANCGQRLS